One region of Macadamia integrifolia cultivar HAES 741 chromosome 11, SCU_Mint_v3, whole genome shotgun sequence genomic DNA includes:
- the LOC122093031 gene encoding uncharacterized protein LOC122093031, which produces MWCLLVVMKRSLFNMKKTARVADENMVDVVREEEFPIFVHRRRRSHGWNNNGLISILYSIVRAPFSLISCISHPTVNGADGVWVSGDFNARISEMNHLMVNDSMRYAILM; this is translated from the coding sequence ATGTGGTGTCTCTTGGTGGTGATGAAACGTAGTCTGTTCAACATGAAAAAGACTGCTAGAGTTGCTGATGAGAACATGGTAGATGTTGTTAGAGAAGAAGAATTCCCAATCTTTGTTcatagacgaagaagaagcCATGGATGGAATAATAATGGATTAATCTCAATCCTTTATAGCATCGTAAGAGCACCTTTCTCTTTGATCTCTTGTATCTCTCATCCTACTGTTAATGGTGCTGATGGGGTTTGGGTTTCTGGTGACTTCAATGCTAGAATCTCTGAGATGAACCATCTCATGGTAAATGATAGCATGCGTTATGCTATTCTGATGtaa
- the LOC122092650 gene encoding pirin-like protein, which yields MSETEISSVLREPRAVVRKMQCLPQREAPGIFVRRSIGRFEFKYFDPFLLLDEFSITAPAGFPDHPHRGFETVTYMLQGGLKHEDFTGYKGTIREGDLQWMTAGRGIVHSEMPNGQGTQKGLQLWINLSSKHKMTEPKCQELRSKDVAEVEEDGIKVRVIAGEALGAKSAIYTRTPTMYLDFTLKPGAQLLQPIPSMWNSFIYVLEGEGVFGSKESSPTKAHYVLLLGTGDGVEAWNQSTKPLRFILVGGEPIGEPVVQYGPFVMNTQEEIDQTIDDIDCCRNGFEMAKH from the exons ATGTCAGAAACAGAGATTTCAAGTGTTCTAAGAGAACCCCGAGCTGTGGTCAGAAAAATGCAGTGTTTACCTCAACGCGAAGCACCTGGAATCTTTGTTCGCCGAAGCATTGGACG GTTTGAGTTCAAGTACTTCGATCCTTTCCTGTTATTAGACGAATTCTCAA TTACAGCTCCGGCCGGATTTCCTGACCATCCACACAGAG GTTTTGAGACAGTCACCTACATGTTACAG GGAGGTCTTAAACATGAAGATTTCACAGGATACAAGGGTACCATAAGAGAAGGTGATTTGCAGTGGATGACAGCTGGTAGAGGAATTGTACATTCAGAAATGCCTAATGGTCAAGGAACTCAAAAGGGTCTGCAGTTGTGGATCAATCTCTCTTCCAAGCACAAAAT GACTGAGCCAAAATGTCAAGAACTAAGAAGTAAGGATGTTGCagaagttgaagaagatggGATCAAAGTGAGAGTTATAGCAGGGGAGGCCTTAGGAGCCAAGTCAGCCATTTACACAAGGACTCCTACTATGTACTTGGATTTCACTCTCAAACCTGGAGCTCAACTCCTGCAACCTATCCCATCAATGTGGAATTCATTCATCTATGTCTTGGAAGGTGAAGGTGTCTTTGGAAGTAAAGAGTCTTCACCCACAAAAGCACACTATGTTCTTCTTTTAGGCACAGGTGATGGTGTTGAAGCATGGAACCAGTCTACTAAGCCCCTCAGGTTCATCTTGGTTGGAGGAGAACCAATAGGGGAACCTGTGGTGCAGTATGGACCTTTTGTCATGAACACTCAAGAAGAGATTGATCAGACCATTGATGATATTGATTGTTGCAGAAATGGGTTTGAGATGGCCAAGCATTAG
- the LOC122093123 gene encoding tonoplast dicarboxylate transporter, translating to MDGNQGAESTSGDLKSPLLPIQDPTESSSPDIHWSLTSILTTNNLFILLGPLSCAAIKLFVELDGSKPGTSTDMLAVLAWIFLWWVTEAVPIPVTSMSPLFLFPLFGIAPADDVAQTYMDDVIALVLGSFILALAVEHYNIHRRLALNITLLFCGDPLKPRLLLLGICGTSAFVSMWMHNVAAAVMMMPVATGILSRLPTHSGRSDEISRFCKAVVLGVTYAVAIGGMSTLTGTGVNLILVGMWKSYFPDAEPISFSTWFFFGFPLALIIFFALWIILCFFYCSSRSGIALSAYLHKSHLRRELELLGPMAFAEKTILAVFSMLIVLWMTRSITADIPGWGVLFNGRAGDGTASVMMATLLFIIPNKKQQGEKLMDWNKCKKLPWGMVLLLGAGFAIADGVKRSGLTDVLSKSLDFLEEVPYLAIAPAVCLISGTITEFTSNNATTTLVIPILVQLAKAIKLHPLLFMVPGAIGAQFSFLLPTSTPSNAVGFATRHIEIKDMIKIGLPLKVAGIAAVTLIMPTLGAFVFGTNKQVQQRATSIALHTAQ from the exons atggaCGGAAATCAAGGGGCTGAGTCAACCTCCGGCGACCTGAAGAGCCCACTGCTACCAATCCAAGATCCCACAGAGAGTTCATCGCCGGACATCCATTGGTCTCTGACATCAATTCTCACAACCAACAATCTCTTCATCCTCTTAGGACCTCTTTCCTGCGCAGCCATTAAACTCTTCGTGGAGCTTGATGGGTCCAAACCCGGCACTAGCACAGACATGCTTGCCGTGCTTGCCTGGATTTTCCTCTGGTGGGTCACCGAAGCAGTACCCATACCAGTAACCTCTATGTCTCCTCTGTTCCTCTTCCCACTCTTTGGAATTGCTCCCGCCGATGATGTAGCACAGACTTACATGGACGATGTCATCGCTCTCGTCCTCGGTAGCTTCATTCTCGCTCTCGCCGTCGAACACTATAACATCCACCGAAGACTTGCCTTAAAT ATAACGTTGTTGTTCTGCGGAGATCCATTGAAGCCAAGGTTGTTGCTTTTAGGGATTTGTGGAACAAGTGCATTTGTGAGTATGTGGATGCACAACGTTGCAGCGGCGGTGATGATGATGCCGGTGGCGACTGGGATTTTATCGAGACTCCCAACACATTCCGGCAGATCGGACGAAATCAGCCGCTTCTGTAAAGCGGTGGTGCTCGGCGTTACCTATGCGGTGGCTATCGGAGGGATGAGTACCTTGACCGGTACCGGAGTTAACCTCATATTGGTTGGAATGTGGAAGAGTTACTTCCCTGATGCAGAGCCTATCAGTTTCAGTACCTGGTTCTTCTTTGGATTCCCTCTGGCTTTGATCATCTTTTTCGCCCTGTGGATCATACTCTGCTTCTTTTACTGTTCTTCTCGATCTGGGATTGCGCTTTCTGCTTACTTGCACAAGAGTCACCTGAGAAGAGAGCTCGAATTGCTGG GTCCAATGGCTTTTGCAGAGAAGACGATATTGGCTGTGTTTTCG ATGCTTATAGTTTTGTGGATGACAAGGAGCATAACTGCTGACATTCCAGGATGGGGTGTTCTCTTCAATGGACGAGCAGGTGATGGAACTGCTAGT GTGATGATGGCTACCTTATTGTTCATTATTCCTAACAAGAAGCAACAGGGAGAGAAGTTGATGGACTGGAACAAATGCAAGAAGCTCCCTTGGGGAATGGTCCTCTTACTCGGGGCTGGTTTCGCCATTGCCGATGGTGTTAAGAGGAGTGGCCTTACAGATGTATTATCCAAAAGCTTAGATTTCTTAGAGGAGGTTCCTTACCTTGCCATTGCCCCTGCTGTGTGTCTCATCAGTGGGACTATCACTGAATTCACCTCAAACAATGCCACCACCACACTCGTAATTCCGATCCTCGTCCAGTTAGCAAAGGCAATAAAGTTGCACCCACTTCTTTTTATGGTTCCTGGAGCAATTGGTGCCcagttttctttccttctcccaACTAGTACACCCTCCAATGCTGTAGGATTTGCAACCAGgcacatagagatcaaagataTGATAAAGATTGGATTACCACTCAAAGTAGCTGGAATTGCTGCTGTAACTCTCATAATGCCTACATTAG GTGCCTTTGTCTTTGGGACAAATAAACAAGTCCAACAGCGTGCAACCTCCATTGCACTGCATACAGCTCAATAA